A window of Phycobacter azelaicus contains these coding sequences:
- a CDS encoding glutamine synthetase family protein, which yields MLSFDTLKSQVADGTVDTVLVCLVDMQGRLMGKRFHAKHFVNSAWEETHCCNYLLATDLEMATPDGYASTSWEGGYGDYVMKPDLSTLRPMPWLEGTVMVLCDVLDHHTHKEVPHSPRAILKKQIKRLAELGYDAMMATELEFFLFEKSFGEIAKSGFRDLTPISAYNEDYHILQTTKEEHVMRPLRNHLWDAGIPVENTKGEAEAGQEELNIKYDEALNTADHHTIAKHAVKEIAWQQGHAATFLPKWHQDKVGSSSHVHQSLWKDGKPAFYDESDPLGMSQLMKHYMAGMLKYAPDYMYFLAPYINSYKRFMKGTFAPTRIIWSVDNRTAGFRLCGDGTKAVRVECRVGGSDINPYLAMAAQLAAGIAGIEEELELAPAAKGDVYQGDTGMLPGSLRESRETLKGSDMLRAAFGDEVVDHYVRAAEVEIEDFERVVTDYEIARGFERA from the coding sequence ATGCTCTCCTTCGACACGCTCAAATCCCAGGTTGCCGATGGCACCGTGGACACCGTTCTTGTGTGCCTTGTGGACATGCAGGGACGCCTGATGGGGAAACGCTTCCACGCCAAGCATTTCGTCAACAGCGCCTGGGAAGAAACCCATTGCTGCAATTACCTTTTGGCCACCGATCTGGAGATGGCAACGCCCGATGGCTATGCCTCCACCAGCTGGGAAGGCGGCTATGGCGACTATGTGATGAAGCCGGACCTGTCGACCCTGCGCCCGATGCCCTGGCTTGAGGGCACCGTCATGGTGCTTTGTGATGTGCTGGACCACCATACCCACAAGGAAGTCCCGCACTCCCCGCGCGCAATCCTCAAGAAACAGATCAAACGCCTGGCCGAACTGGGTTATGACGCGATGATGGCCACCGAGCTGGAGTTCTTCCTGTTCGAGAAAAGCTTTGGCGAGATTGCCAAATCGGGCTTCCGCGATCTGACGCCGATCTCCGCCTATAACGAAGACTACCACATCCTGCAGACCACCAAGGAAGAACACGTGATGCGCCCCCTGCGCAATCACCTGTGGGACGCAGGCATTCCGGTCGAAAACACCAAGGGTGAGGCCGAAGCGGGCCAGGAAGAGCTGAACATCAAATACGATGAGGCCCTCAACACCGCCGATCACCACACCATCGCCAAACATGCAGTCAAGGAGATCGCCTGGCAGCAGGGCCATGCCGCGACCTTCCTGCCGAAATGGCACCAGGACAAGGTCGGCTCTTCTTCGCACGTGCACCAATCGCTTTGGAAGGACGGAAAGCCTGCCTTCTATGACGAAAGCGACCCCCTGGGGATGAGCCAGTTGATGAAACACTACATGGCCGGGATGCTGAAATACGCGCCCGACTACATGTATTTCCTGGCGCCCTACATCAACAGCTACAAGCGCTTCATGAAGGGCACTTTTGCCCCCACCCGCATCATCTGGTCGGTGGACAACCGTACCGCGGGCTTCCGCCTCTGCGGTGATGGCACCAAGGCAGTGCGCGTCGAATGCCGCGTCGGTGGCTCGGATATCAACCCCTATCTGGCCATGGCCGCCCAGCTGGCGGCGGGCATCGCAGGTATCGAGGAAGAGCTGGAACTGGCCCCTGCCGCCAAGGGCGACGTCTACCAGGGCGACACCGGGATGCTCCCCGGCAGCCTGCGTGAGTCTCGTGAAACCCTGAAAGGCTCCGACATGCTGCGCGCCGCCTTTGGCGACGAGGTGGTGGATCACTACGTGCGCGCCGCCGAGGTCGAGATCGAAGACTTTGAGCGTGTTGTGACCGACTACGAGATCGCACGCGGATTTGAGCGGGCCTGA
- a CDS encoding ABC transporter substrate-binding protein, translating into MDNTTRYERARERYMNGDLDRRSFLGLIGAAGLAYGVSTPFAKYAHAATTDQVRFDGWGGVVSEAFRKHAFDPYTAKTGIKVVDGTFGGGDEYLSRVKASQPGEYNIAHLSGVFDYARYHALGLSSELNEANIPNLEYVIPKLVDVFRGVSGGKLSCVPYDYGTTGLAYNRKYISDDEMKEKGAKILIDEAHKGKIAGWSDWRTRMWYAALQTGQNPNEISDEDAAWDAVRTHRDLSLKYWGSGAELMSLLAEEEIYVTEAWSGRIFALQEQGHDIGYMDPPNGFGWQECLFVMKGSPMEACEELLNFMLAPETSIAVAEGQNYPTALDPTKVDLGDKIPTLPAFDPTGTLSGLTFADPDFWNGHEAAWSKTFGRVQKGY; encoded by the coding sequence ATGGATAATACAACCCGTTATGAGCGCGCCCGCGAGCGCTATATGAACGGCGATCTGGATCGCCGCAGCTTTCTGGGACTGATCGGCGCGGCGGGCCTCGCCTATGGCGTCTCCACGCCTTTCGCCAAATACGCCCATGCGGCGACCACCGATCAGGTGCGGTTTGACGGCTGGGGCGGCGTTGTCAGTGAAGCCTTCCGTAAGCACGCCTTTGACCCCTATACCGCCAAGACCGGCATCAAGGTGGTCGATGGCACCTTTGGCGGCGGCGACGAGTACCTGTCGCGCGTCAAGGCGAGCCAGCCAGGCGAATACAACATTGCACACCTTTCCGGCGTCTTCGACTATGCCCGCTATCACGCGCTGGGTCTCAGCTCCGAGCTGAACGAGGCGAATATCCCCAACCTCGAATACGTGATCCCGAAACTGGTCGATGTGTTCCGTGGTGTCTCGGGCGGCAAGCTGTCCTGCGTGCCTTATGACTATGGCACAACCGGTCTGGCCTATAACCGCAAGTACATCTCGGATGACGAGATGAAGGAAAAAGGCGCCAAGATCCTGATCGACGAGGCCCACAAGGGCAAGATTGCCGGTTGGAGCGACTGGCGCACCCGCATGTGGTACGCGGCCCTGCAGACCGGCCAGAACCCGAACGAGATCTCGGACGAGGATGCGGCCTGGGATGCGGTGCGCACCCACCGGGATCTGAGCCTTAAATACTGGGGTTCGGGCGCCGAGCTGATGAGCCTTCTGGCAGAAGAAGAGATCTACGTGACCGAAGCCTGGTCGGGCCGCATCTTCGCGCTGCAAGAGCAGGGCCACGACATCGGCTACATGGATCCGCCCAACGGCTTTGGCTGGCAGGAATGCCTGTTCGTCATGAAAGGCTCGCCCATGGAGGCTTGCGAGGAGCTTCTGAACTTCATGCTGGCGCCGGAAACCTCTATCGCGGTTGCCGAAGGTCAGAACTACCCGACCGCTCTGGACCCGACCAAGGTGGATCTGGGCGACAAGATCCCGACCCTGCCGGCCTTTGATCCCACCGGCACCCTGTCGGGCCTGACCTTTGCTGATCCGGACTTCTGGAACGGTCACGAGGCCGCCTGGTCCAAGACCTTTGGCCGCGTCCAGAAGGGCTACTGA
- a CDS encoding TRAP transporter substrate-binding protein gives MTTRRKFLTTAGAGAMAAPLATPALAQSTIKWRMQTYAGAALAEHVVKPAIDMFNKIAGDRMQIELFYADQLVPTGELFRAMQRGTIDAVQSDDDSMASPTEVTVFGGYFPFASRYSLDVPVLFNQYGLNEIWDEEYSKVGVKHISAGAWDPCHFATKDPIRSLADLKGKRVFTFPTAGRFLSQFGVVPVTLPWEDIEVAVQTGELDGIAWSGITEDYTVGWADVTNYFLTNNISGAWAGSFFANQGRWNELPEDLQTLFRVCCDQSHYYRQWWYWGGEASLRVNGTKMELTSIPDAEWQQVEDAAVKFWDEIAAESPTKAKVVEIFKKYNADMTKAGRPYRYG, from the coding sequence ATGACAACAAGACGTAAGTTTCTGACCACCGCTGGCGCTGGCGCCATGGCCGCCCCGCTGGCGACCCCGGCCCTGGCCCAGTCCACCATCAAGTGGCGCATGCAGACCTATGCCGGTGCGGCGCTGGCTGAACATGTGGTGAAACCCGCCATCGACATGTTCAACAAGATCGCAGGCGACCGCATGCAGATCGAACTGTTCTATGCCGACCAGCTGGTGCCCACGGGCGAATTGTTCCGCGCCATGCAGCGCGGCACCATTGATGCGGTGCAGTCCGATGACGACTCCATGGCATCGCCAACCGAAGTCACCGTCTTTGGCGGCTACTTCCCCTTTGCTTCGCGCTACAGCCTCGATGTGCCGGTGCTGTTCAACCAGTACGGCCTTAATGAGATCTGGGACGAGGAATACTCCAAGGTCGGCGTCAAGCACATCTCGGCTGGCGCCTGGGATCCCTGCCACTTTGCCACCAAGGACCCGATCCGCTCTCTCGCGGACCTCAAGGGCAAGCGCGTCTTCACCTTCCCGACCGCAGGCCGCTTCCTGAGCCAGTTCGGCGTGGTGCCGGTCACCTTGCCTTGGGAAGACATCGAAGTCGCCGTTCAAACGGGCGAGCTGGACGGGATCGCATGGTCGGGCATCACCGAAGACTATACCGTTGGCTGGGCCGACGTGACCAACTACTTCCTGACCAACAACATCTCGGGCGCATGGGCAGGCAGCTTCTTTGCCAACCAGGGCCGCTGGAACGAGCTGCCGGAAGATCTGCAGACCCTGTTCCGCGTCTGCTGTGACCAGTCGCACTACTATCGTCAGTGGTGGTACTGGGGCGGCGAAGCCTCCCTGCGCGTCAATGGCACCAAGATGGAGCTGACCTCGATCCCCGATGCCGAATGGCAGCAGGTCGAAGACGCCGCCGTGAAGTTCTGGGACGAGATCGCAGCCGAAAGCCCAACCAAGGCCAAGGTCGTCGAGATCTTCAAGAAATATAACGCCGACATGACCAAGGCTGGCCGCCCCTACCGCTACGGCTGA
- a CDS encoding TRAP transporter large permease — translation MPYEMIALVMFAGMMLMLMTGQRVFGAIGFVGAVAGLLLWGTGGVEIPFSAAMKLMKWYPLLTLPMFIFMGYVLSESKIADDLYRMFHVWMGPVKGGLAIGTIGLMVLVSAMNGLSVAGMAIGATIALPELLRRGYDKILVTGTIQAGSSLGILVPPSVVLVLYAMIARQPVGQLWLAGVIPGLLMATMFIVYIYIRARMQPNLGPAMTPEDLAEYDRVSDHPLRLNHIVLAALVVIPLVVKLGIVAPKSAIGLALGAAALSFVTRKIPLFYTDLFLKEKYRLLFSGVLPLAIFAAMMIPFVNGWTSLVESSAIGAMTAFIAAVLKGRMNKEVFETSVRSTLGISCMFMWIILAALGFGAIFDGLGAVKAIEDLFTTQLGLSPWMILILMQLSFIVMGTFLDDTAMLVIVAPLYVPLVGALGFDLIWYGVLYTITTQIAYMTPPFGYNLFLMRAMAPPEIGLKDIYVSIIPFVAVMVVALTLVMLFPQIALWLPELVYGK, via the coding sequence ATGCCCTATGAAATGATCGCTCTCGTGATGTTTGCCGGCATGATGCTGATGCTGATGACCGGCCAGCGCGTCTTTGGCGCCATCGGATTCGTCGGTGCGGTTGCGGGCCTGCTTCTGTGGGGCACCGGCGGGGTGGAGATTCCGTTTTCGGCCGCGATGAAGCTGATGAAATGGTATCCGCTGCTGACCCTGCCGATGTTCATCTTCATGGGCTACGTTCTGTCGGAATCCAAGATTGCTGACGATCTCTACCGCATGTTCCACGTCTGGATGGGACCGGTGAAAGGCGGGCTTGCCATCGGCACAATCGGCTTGATGGTGCTGGTTTCGGCCATGAACGGTCTGTCGGTCGCGGGCATGGCCATTGGCGCCACCATCGCCCTGCCTGAGCTTTTGCGGCGCGGCTATGACAAGATACTGGTGACGGGCACCATTCAGGCGGGATCCAGTCTGGGCATTCTGGTGCCACCTTCGGTGGTGCTGGTGCTTTACGCGATGATCGCGCGCCAGCCGGTTGGGCAGCTCTGGCTCGCCGGTGTGATCCCCGGCCTTTTGATGGCGACCATGTTCATCGTCTACATCTACATTCGCGCGCGGATGCAGCCGAACCTTGGCCCCGCCATGACGCCCGAGGATCTGGCCGAATACGACCGCGTCAGCGACCATCCGCTGCGCCTAAATCACATCGTTCTGGCGGCCCTTGTGGTGATCCCGCTGGTGGTGAAACTGGGCATCGTGGCGCCGAAATCCGCCATCGGCCTCGCCCTTGGCGCTGCGGCGCTGTCCTTTGTCACCCGCAAGATCCCGCTGTTCTACACGGACCTGTTCCTGAAAGAGAAATATCGGCTCTTGTTTTCCGGCGTGCTGCCGCTGGCGATCTTTGCCGCGATGATGATCCCCTTCGTCAACGGCTGGACCTCTCTGGTGGAAAGCTCGGCCATCGGTGCGATGACAGCCTTTATCGCTGCGGTCCTCAAGGGACGCATGAACAAGGAAGTGTTTGAGACCTCGGTGCGCTCCACCCTTGGGATTTCCTGCATGTTCATGTGGATCATCCTCGCTGCGCTTGGCTTTGGGGCGATCTTTGATGGTCTCGGCGCCGTAAAAGCCATCGAGGATCTGTTCACCACGCAACTGGGTCTGTCGCCTTGGATGATCCTCATCCTGATGCAGCTCAGCTTCATCGTGATGGGCACTTTCCTAGATGACACCGCCATGCTGGTAATCGTCGCGCCGCTTTATGTGCCGCTGGTGGGGGCGCTTGGCTTTGATCTGATCTGGTACGGGGTGCTTTACACGATCACCACCCAAATCGCCTATATGACGCCGCCTTTTGGCTACAACCTCTTCCTGATGCGCGCCATGGCGCCGCCCGAGATCGGGCTGAAGGATATTTATGTCTCCATCATCCCCTTCGTAGCGGTGATGGTGGTGGCGCTGACGCTTGTGATGCTGTTCCCGCAAATCGCTTTGTGGCTGCCGGAACTGGTTTACGGAAAATAA
- a CDS encoding ABC transporter permease, giving the protein MGWALIRGWAVLVYIFMFLPVAVVVLLSFNASQFGNFPMTGFSFRWFVELAGNEAILRAFRTSIILGLLTALISTTLGVLASLALVRYRVPGANAISTLLIAPILVPEVVLAVALLLFLNFLGVNKSFGLLLAGHVIFTLPFVILVVQARLVSIKRDVEEAAMSLGASPVQTFFQITLPLMMPAVLAGALFAFTISFDDITGTLFWKPGGVETVPTQIFAMLRNSISPEINALGTVMIVMTVGLPLLGLAIARAMARKSGT; this is encoded by the coding sequence ATGGGCTGGGCCCTGATCCGTGGCTGGGCCGTTCTCGTCTATATCTTCATGTTCCTGCCGGTGGCCGTCGTCGTGCTCTTGAGCTTCAACGCCAGCCAGTTCGGCAACTTCCCGATGACCGGCTTTTCCTTCCGCTGGTTCGTCGAACTGGCCGGCAATGAGGCGATCCTGCGCGCCTTTCGCACCTCGATCATTCTGGGGCTGCTGACCGCGCTGATTTCGACCACGCTGGGGGTTCTGGCAAGCCTTGCGCTGGTGCGCTACCGGGTGCCGGGGGCCAATGCGATCTCGACTCTGCTGATCGCGCCCATTCTGGTGCCCGAGGTGGTGCTGGCCGTCGCGCTCCTCTTGTTCTTGAATTTCCTCGGAGTGAACAAGAGCTTTGGCCTTTTGCTGGCGGGGCATGTGATCTTTACGCTGCCCTTTGTCATTCTAGTGGTGCAGGCGCGGCTTGTGTCGATCAAGCGCGACGTCGAAGAAGCCGCGATGAGCCTTGGCGCCTCCCCGGTGCAGACCTTTTTCCAGATCACCCTGCCCCTGATGATGCCGGCGGTTCTGGCAGGCGCGCTTTTCGCCTTCACCATCAGCTTTGATGACATCACCGGCACACTGTTCTGGAAACCCGGCGGCGTTGAAACCGTGCCAACGCAGATCTTTGCCATGCTGAGAAACTCGATCAGCCCGGAAATCAACGCGCTGGGCACAGTGATGATCGTAATGACCGTTGGCCTTCCGCTCCTCGGTTTGGCCATCGCCCGGGCCATGGCCCGCAAAAGCGGCACTTAG
- a CDS encoding N-formylglutamate amidohydrolase translates to MSSGESNAQKEAVEIFNADGAGDVLILCEHASYDIPDRYNGLGLAEADRTSHAAWDPGARAVSLALAKALDAPMVASTVSRLVYDCNRPPEARSAMPVKSEVIEVPGNVGLTAQAREERVRTVYKPFCNAVSAVLAARKAAGRETVLVTVHSFTPVYFGTHRAVEIGILHDSDSRLADAMLAEAHRLPDRQIARNEPYGPEDGVTHSLRLHGLENGLANVMIEVRNDLLHNTRDEAAMAEELLTLLRPALAALQSERQADA, encoded by the coding sequence ATGTCATCGGGCGAGTCCAACGCTCAAAAAGAAGCCGTGGAGATCTTCAACGCCGATGGTGCGGGGGATGTGCTGATCCTGTGCGAGCACGCCAGTTACGACATTCCAGACCGTTACAACGGGCTAGGTCTTGCCGAAGCGGACCGGACCAGCCACGCAGCCTGGGACCCGGGCGCGCGGGCAGTGTCCTTGGCGCTTGCCAAGGCTCTGGATGCACCCATGGTGGCAAGTACGGTGTCGCGGCTGGTCTACGACTGCAACCGCCCCCCCGAGGCACGCTCGGCCATGCCGGTCAAATCCGAAGTGATCGAGGTTCCCGGCAATGTCGGCCTCACAGCGCAGGCACGCGAAGAGCGGGTTCGCACTGTCTACAAGCCCTTCTGCAACGCCGTAAGTGCTGTTCTGGCAGCGCGCAAGGCAGCAGGGCGCGAAACCGTTCTGGTGACCGTGCACAGCTTTACCCCTGTCTATTTCGGCACCCATCGCGCCGTTGAAATCGGCATCTTGCACGACAGTGACAGCCGTCTGGCAGATGCCATGCTGGCCGAAGCACACCGCCTGCCCGATCGACAGATCGCGCGCAACGAACCCTATGGGCCCGAGGATGGGGTCACGCACTCCCTACGTCTGCATGGGCTGGAAAATGGTCTTGCGAACGTGATGATCGAAGTGCGCAACGACCTCTTGCACAATACCAGGGACGAGGCCGCCATGGCCGAGGAGTTGCTCACCCTGCTGCGTCCGGCGCTAGCTGCACTTCAGAGCGAAAGGCAGGCAGATGCCTAG
- a CDS encoding LysR family transcriptional regulator, whose translation MRSMTNEARFAPDRIARELDWNLLRTFVVLAESHSITEAAQQLRLKQPSVSAALKKLEDRIGRKLINRSPGHYQLTDAGRLLYREALDINGSILRLSTLMRELTDEVQGHIKIAVASHVVCPLFDEVLAEFHSNHPKATLSIDVRSSADAIAEVAAKRASFALCLVRDHNPKLEYRRLYREFFGLFCGPRHPLFGRKDLTVADLAGQSSVSFETDRLHDVLKPVTVMRAQAELGDKVTGLSSHLEEVHRMIVAGIGIGPLPVHVAARDVRDGLLWQVPPYDDLPALDVHVVWNRHAAKNRAEELLIGGLLDAIEATPIEDRTYR comes from the coding sequence ATGAGATCTATGACCAATGAGGCCCGTTTCGCCCCCGACCGCATCGCCCGCGAGCTGGACTGGAATCTCTTGCGCACCTTCGTGGTGCTTGCAGAAAGCCATTCCATCACAGAAGCGGCGCAGCAGCTGCGGCTGAAACAGCCCTCGGTTTCCGCGGCGCTGAAAAAGCTGGAGGACCGCATCGGGCGCAAGCTGATCAACCGCTCACCAGGCCACTACCAACTGACTGATGCGGGGCGGCTGTTGTACCGCGAAGCGCTTGATATCAACGGGTCAATTCTGCGTCTTTCGACCCTGATGCGGGAACTCACGGATGAGGTGCAGGGACATATCAAGATCGCGGTCGCCAGCCATGTGGTTTGCCCGCTGTTTGACGAAGTTCTGGCCGAGTTTCACAGCAATCACCCCAAGGCGACGCTGTCGATTGATGTGCGCTCCAGCGCCGATGCCATTGCGGAGGTGGCCGCCAAACGCGCCTCATTCGCGCTTTGCCTCGTGCGGGACCACAACCCCAAGCTTGAGTATCGCCGTCTCTACCGCGAATTCTTTGGGCTGTTCTGCGGGCCGCGCCATCCATTGTTCGGACGCAAGGATCTGACCGTTGCCGACCTTGCGGGTCAAAGTTCGGTCAGTTTTGAAACCGACCGGCTGCATGATGTGCTGAAACCCGTGACTGTCATGCGGGCGCAGGCGGAACTTGGCGACAAGGTGACAGGTCTTTCCAGCCACCTTGAGGAAGTGCACCGTATGATCGTGGCCGGGATCGGGATCGGCCCCCTGCCCGTCCATGTGGCGGCACGTGATGTGCGGGATGGTCTATTGTGGCAGGTGCCCCCCTATGACGATCTGCCCGCGCTCGACGTGCACGTAGTGTGGAACCGCCACGCGGCCAAGAACCGCGCCGAAGAGCTGCTGATCGGCGGGCTGCTCGACGCTATCGAAGCCACCCCGATCGAGGATCGCACTTATCGCTGA
- a CDS encoding ABC transporter permease, producing the protein MSVEKREARQPWILLSPALTAVTLLLFVPLLFILVYSFWLRTATGADVAGFHLDNWEEALTDPFYRDILISTLRIAAITTVACALMGYPSAYFIARSQGNKAVLLLLLMLPFWISYIIRTMSWINILGVSGALNSALMAMGIINEPIQMLYNEVTVILGLVHFLLPFMILNIFVSLDGIDTNLENAANSLGATKWQAFLQVTLPLSLPGLAAGGLLCFVLGAGTYITPLVLGGPRDAMFANLVFEAIITQLNWPLGSALSLMLLAVLGALVMIYNRYLGMAQLMKGLG; encoded by the coding sequence ATGTCCGTCGAAAAACGAGAGGCGCGTCAGCCTTGGATTCTGCTGTCCCCAGCCTTGACTGCAGTGACGTTGCTGTTGTTCGTTCCGCTGCTGTTCATTCTGGTCTACAGCTTCTGGCTGCGCACCGCCACCGGCGCCGATGTGGCGGGGTTTCACCTTGATAACTGGGAAGAGGCGCTCACTGATCCCTTTTACCGGGACATCCTGATCAGCACCCTGCGTATTGCAGCGATCACCACAGTGGCCTGCGCGCTGATGGGCTATCCGTCAGCCTATTTCATCGCCCGTTCGCAAGGCAACAAGGCGGTGCTGCTTCTCTTGCTGATGCTGCCCTTCTGGATCAGCTACATCATCCGCACGATGAGCTGGATCAACATCCTTGGCGTCTCGGGCGCGCTCAACTCGGCGCTGATGGCGATGGGCATCATCAATGAGCCGATCCAGATGCTTTATAACGAGGTCACGGTGATCCTGGGCCTGGTGCATTTCCTCCTGCCCTTCATGATCCTGAATATCTTTGTCAGCCTTGATGGCATCGACACCAATCTTGAAAACGCCGCCAATTCTCTGGGCGCGACCAAGTGGCAAGCGTTCCTGCAGGTGACGCTGCCGCTGTCGCTGCCCGGCCTGGCAGCGGGTGGCCTGTTGTGTTTCGTCCTTGGTGCCGGAACTTACATCACCCCGCTGGTTCTGGGCGGGCCGCGCGATGCGATGTTCGCCAACCTCGTCTTTGAGGCCATCATCACCCAGCTGAACTGGCCCCTTGGCTCGGCCCTGTCGCTGATGCTGCTCGCGGTGCTCGGCGCGCTGGTGATGATCTATAACCGCTACCTGGGCATGGCCCAGCTGATGAAGGGGCTGGGCTGA
- a CDS encoding MurR/RpiR family transcriptional regulator has product MSKPAPSVRELIREQYSTLTQSERKFANSLLENYPAAGLASITIVAANADVSTPTVARMVQKLGFKGYPQFHQALLKELEAQVSGPTQRRANWAAEAPEGHLLNRFAQAVTDNLGQTFSNLDYEQFDLAVRQLSDTEGRLYVVGGRITRALADYAFTHFQAIRQHVTHMTSSSATWPHYVLDMEAGDTLLMFDVRRYETNLQRLAELAAERGVKIILITDQWASPITSVAQHTFNCWVEIPSAWDSNISTMMLLEAMIAATQEEGWDETRERYERLDELFDMTRLFRKFT; this is encoded by the coding sequence GTGTCCAAACCCGCCCCCAGCGTGCGCGAGTTGATCCGCGAACAATATTCCACTCTGACACAGTCCGAGCGCAAATTCGCGAACTCCCTGCTTGAGAACTATCCGGCGGCTGGGCTGGCCTCGATCACCATCGTCGCGGCCAACGCGGACGTCTCGACCCCGACCGTGGCGCGCATGGTGCAGAAGCTGGGTTTCAAGGGTTATCCGCAGTTTCACCAGGCCTTGCTGAAAGAGCTTGAGGCGCAGGTCTCCGGACCTACGCAGCGGCGCGCCAACTGGGCCGCCGAGGCGCCCGAAGGGCATCTTTTGAACAGATTTGCACAGGCCGTGACCGACAACCTTGGCCAGACCTTTTCCAATCTTGACTACGAACAATTCGACCTTGCCGTACGCCAGCTTTCCGATACCGAGGGCAGGCTTTACGTGGTTGGCGGGCGAATCACGCGGGCGCTGGCAGACTATGCCTTTACCCACTTCCAGGCGATCCGGCAGCATGTGACGCATATGACATCCTCATCTGCCACCTGGCCGCATTACGTGCTGGATATGGAGGCGGGCGATACGCTGTTGATGTTCGATGTGCGGCGCTATGAGACTAACCTGCAACGTCTGGCAGAGCTTGCCGCCGAGCGGGGCGTCAAGATCATCCTGATCACAGATCAATGGGCCAGTCCCATCACCTCGGTCGCGCAGCATACGTTCAACTGCTGGGTGGAAATTCCCTCGGCTTGGGATTCGAACATCTCCACGATGATGCTCTTGGAGGCGATGATTGCCGCCACCCAGGAGGAGGGCTGGGATGAGACCCGCGAACGTTACGAGCGGCTGGATGAGCTGTTCGACATGACCCGGCTGTTCCGCAAGTTTACCTGA
- a CDS encoding TRAP transporter small permease subunit, protein MPSFIHAYVRGIDAMNRFIGRFAMYLIFALIGVLLWSSVSKTFFTPSLWTLETAQFVMVAYYILGGPYSIQMGSNVRMDLFYGGWSARTKAWVDGFTVLFLMVYLGILFYGAVSSTAYSLGYFGMEPFSFFGDLVWTLITEGPTAAAEKIGYLERSSTAWRPFLWPVKFILCFGVLLMLLQCLAELFRDIGRLRGVDL, encoded by the coding sequence ATGCCTAGTTTCATTCACGCATATGTGCGGGGCATTGATGCGATGAACCGGTTCATCGGCCGCTTTGCCATGTACCTGATCTTCGCCCTGATCGGCGTGCTTTTGTGGTCTTCGGTGTCAAAGACCTTTTTCACCCCTTCGCTCTGGACGCTGGAGACCGCGCAATTCGTGATGGTCGCCTATTACATCCTCGGCGGGCCATACTCGATCCAGATGGGATCGAACGTGCGAATGGATCTCTTCTATGGTGGCTGGTCCGCCCGGACCAAGGCCTGGGTCGATGGATTCACAGTGCTGTTCCTGATGGTTTATCTCGGCATCCTCTTTTACGGCGCTGTCAGCTCCACCGCCTATAGCCTTGGCTATTTCGGGATGGAGCCTTTCTCCTTTTTCGGGGATCTGGTCTGGACGCTGATCACCGAGGGGCCAACCGCCGCCGCTGAGAAAATCGGATATCTAGAGCGCAGCTCCACCGCTTGGCGGCCCTTCCTGTGGCCCGTCAAATTCATCCTCTGCTTCGGTGTCCTATTGATGCTGCTGCAATGCCTTGCCGAATTGTTCCGGGATATCGGACGCCTGCGCGGAGTGGACCTCTGA